The proteins below are encoded in one region of Cololabis saira isolate AMF1-May2022 chromosome 21, fColSai1.1, whole genome shotgun sequence:
- the pitpnc1a gene encoding cytoplasmic phosphatidylinositol transfer protein 1 yields MRSNFRQQKQLPLLRQWVQYRIGQLYMISKHSHEQSERGEGVEVVQNEPYDDPEHGSGQFTEKRIYLNNKLPSWARAVVPKIFYVTEKAWNYYPYTITEYTCSFLPKFSIHIETKYEDNKGSNDNIFGREPREEETEVCVVDIASDEIPERHYKESEDLRHFKSKKTNRGSLQEGWIDTQDPIMCSYKLVTVKFEVWGLQTRVEQFVHKVIRDVLLLGHRQAFAWVDEWIDMTMEEVREFERATQEATNLKIGTFPPAISISETPLPSSTRSGPNSAPSTPLSTEAPDFLSVPKERPRKKSAPETLTLPDPGRRDSIFKLPSFFSWNSSVQPE; encoded by the exons TACCGGATCGGCCAGCTGTACATGATCAGCAAGCACAGTCATGAGCAGAGTGAACGCGgggaaggtgtggaggtggtgCAAAACGAGCCGTACGACGATCCGGAGCACGGATCGGGCCAGTTCACAGAGAAACGAATCTACCTCAACAA CAAGCTGCCCAGTTGGGCCAGAGCAGTGGTCCCTAAAATCTTCTACGTCACAGAGAAGGCTTGGAACTATTATCCATACACTATCACAG AGTACACG TGCTCCTTCCTGCCAAAGTTTTCCATCCACATTGAGACCAAGTACGAGGATAATAAAGGGAGCAATGATAAT ATCTTTGGCCGTGAGCCCAgagaggaggaaacagaggtgTGTGTTGTGGACATTGCCTCTGATGAGATCCCAGAGCGCCACTACAAGGAGTCAGAG GACCTGCGGCATTTCAAATCAAAGAAGACTAACAGAGGGAGTCTGCAGGAAGGATGGATCGACACTCAAGACCCCATCATGTGCTCGTACAAACTGGTCACAGTCAAGTTTGAAGTGTGGGGCCTGCAAACACGCGTGGAGCAGTTTGTGCACAAG GTGATCCGAGATGTCCTGCTTCTAGGACACAGACAGGCCTTTGCCTGGGTGGATGAGTGGATCG ATATGAccatggaggaggtgagggagTTTGAGCGTGCCACGCAGGAGGCTACCAATCTGAAGATTGGCACTTTCCCCCCCGCCATCTCCATCTCAGAGACGCCCCTGCCCTCCAGCACCCGGAGCGGGCCCAACAGCGCCCCGTCTACTCCCCTCTCCACCGAAGCCCCTGATTTCCTGTCGGTGCCCAAGGAGCGACCCAGGAAGAAGTCTGCTCCTGAAACCCTAACGCTGCCAGATCCGGGCCGCAGGGATTCAATCTTCAAACTGCCCAGCTTCTTCTCCTGGAACTCCAGCGTGCAACCAGAATGA
- the slc25a19 gene encoding mitochondrial thiamine pyrophosphate carrier codes for MVGFDPAGQAAALSAQETALAGSASGMVTRALISPFDVIKIRFQLQIEHVSSQRPEGKYSGLFQASRCIYSEEGLSAFWKGHIPAQLLSICYGAVQFTTFEFLTEIVHKSTSYDSRSAGVHFVCGGLAACSATMFCQPLDTLRTRFAAQGEPKVYSNLRHAVSTMWRSEGPLTFYRGLSPTLLAVFPYAGLQFFFYNIFKTLLVPPPKTGESGGVNLRSLFCGSGAGMISKTLTYPFDLFKKRLQVGGFEEARVHFGHVRNYRGLIDCMVQIGKEEGLRGFFKGLSPSLVKAALSTGFTFFWYEFFLNAIQTVKERQRTADVTKDQEKK; via the exons ATGGTGGGCTTCGACCCTGCAGGTCAGGCTGCTGCTCTCTCCGCACAGGAGACAGCCCTGGCTGGCTCAGCCTCGGGGATGGTCACCAGAGCCCTCATCAGCCCCTTTGATGTCATCAAAATCAGGTTTCAG CTTCAGATAGAGCATGTGTCATCACAAAGGCCTGAGGGGAAGTATTCTGGACTATTTCAGGCGTCTCGTTGCATTTATTCAGAGGAGGGACTCTCTGCTTTCTGGAAGGGTCATATCCCAGCGCAACTCCTCTCCATCTGCTATGGGGCTGTCCAG TTTACCACTTTCGAGTTTCTGACCGAGATTGTCCATAAGTCAACGTCGTATGACAGTCGGAGTGCAGGAGTTCACTTTGTCTGCGGTGGCTTGGCAGCTTGCTCTGCTACAATGTTTTGCCAGCCTCTGGACACACTGCGGACACGCTTTGCAGCTCAGGGAGAACCCAAG GTGTACAGTAACCTGCGGCATGCTGTGTCCACAATGTGGCGCTCAGAGGGGCCCCTGACATTTTACCGCGGCTTGTCTCCAACACTGTTGGCAGTGTTTCCTTATGCTGGACTGCAGTTCTTCTTCTACAATATCTTTAAGACGCTGCTGGTTCCCCCACCCAAAACTGGAGAAtcaggaggag TAAACCTGAGAAGCCTGTTTTGTGGCAGCGGAGCTGGGATGATCAGTAAGACGCTCACATACCCCTTTGACTTGTTCAAAAAGAGACTCCAGGTCGGTGGCTTTGAGGAAGCTAGAGTTCACTTCGGTCAT GTGCGGAACTACCGAGGCCTCATAGACTGCATGGTCCAAATAGGCAAAGAGGAAGGCCTCCGAGGCTTCTTCAAGGGCCTCTCGCCCAGCCTTGTGAAGGCTGCCCTGTCAACAGGCTTCACCTTTTTTTGGTATGAATTTTTCCTCAATGCCATTCAAACCGTCAAGGAGAGACAGAGAACAGCTGACGTCACCAAAGACCAAGAGAAGAAATGA
- the LOC133421372 gene encoding MIF4G domain-containing protein B-like, producing the protein MENSSEEYRIQSFDMDTQILLKTALKDPSSVNLEKVSDIIVDQSLKDQVFSKEAGRICYTIVQAEAKQSNGNVFRRNLLNRLQQEFKDREDMRRRSLQEWVCYVTFICNIFDYLKVNNMPMVALVHPVYDCLLRMAQPDALMNEEEVDSLVLQLHRIGEQLEKVNGQRMDELFFLLRDGFLLQEGLTSMARLLLLEILEFRAGGWVLSSTAHKYYYSEIAD; encoded by the exons ATGGAAAACTCCTCTGAGGAATATAGGATCCAGTCATTTGACATGGACACACAGATATTACTGAAAACAGCCTTGAAAG ATCCAAGCTCAGTAAACCTGGAGAAGGTTTCTGACATCATTGTGGATCAGTCATTAAAGGATCAGGTATTCAGCAAAGAGGCTGGGCGTATTTGCTACACAATTGTACAG GCTGAGGCCAAGCAAAGCAATGGAAACGTATTCAGGAGGAATCTGCTGAACCGGCTGCAGCAGGAGTTCAAAGACCGTGAGGACATGAGGAGACGTTCGCTGCAGGAGTGGGTGTGCTACGTCACGTTCATCTGTAACATCTTTGACTACCTTAAG GTGAATAACATGCCGATGGTGGCCCTGGTTCATCCTGTGTACGACTGTCTGCTGAGGATGGCCCAGCCAGATGCTTTAATGAATGAAGAAGAG GTGGACTCCCTGGTACTGCAGCTGCATCGCATTGGAGAGCAGCTGGAGAAGGTGAACGGCCAGCGGATGGACGAGCTGTTTTTTCTGCTGCGGGACGGCTTCCTTCTTCAGGAAGGCCTTACCTCTATGGCccgtctgctgctgctggagatccTGGAGTTCAGGGCCGGAGGATGGGTACTCAGCAGCACTGCCCACAAGTACTACTACAGTGAAATAGCTGACTGA
- the mrps7 gene encoding small ribosomal subunit protein uS7m: protein MAASMAGWLKPWTPRVFLVRWSRYNPYYLEPEVKKEAYSLPETELTAEEKEHRKLKELRPIKAAPSGVTSSVFDDPVVSKFINMMMENGDKILARQIMTQTLENIKRKQVEKYHKASSGKKEEIECNPYTILQQALENCKPVVGLASIQKGGKFYQVPIPLTDNRRRFLAMKWMITECRDNKHRRTLMYEKLSQELLAAFEKEGNVIKKKHELHKMAEANRAYAHYRWW from the exons ATGGCTGCGTCCATGGCAGGATGGTTGAAACCTTGGACGCCCAG AGTGTTCCTGGTAAGATGGAGCAGATACAACCCCTACTATCTGGAGCCAGAGGTGAAGAAGGAGGCATACAGCCTACCAGAGACAGAACTGACTGCTGAAGAGAAGGAGCACCGCAAGCTCAAAGAACTCCGACCCATCAAAGCAGCTCCCAGCGGAGTCACAAGCTCTGTTTTTGACGACCCAGTGGTCAG CAAATTCATCAACATGATGATGGAAAATGGAGACAAGATTTTAGCAAGACAGATCATGACACAG acGCTGGAGAACATAAAGAGGAAACAGGTGGAGAAATATCACAAAGCTTCATCTGGGAAGAAGGAAGAGATCGAGTGTAATCCCTACACAATCCTTCAACAGGCTCTGGAGAACTGCAAGCCTGTTGTTGGGCTGGCCAGCATCCAGAAAGGTGGAAAGTTCTATCAG GTGCCCATCCCACTTACAGACAACCGGCGGCGCTTCCTCGCCATGAAATGGATGATCACAGAGTGCAGGGATAACAAACACAGACGTACGCTCATGTATGAAAAACTCTCCCAGGAGCTGCTGGCtgcctttgaaaaggagggaaaTGTCATCAAGAAGAAGCACGAGCTGCACAAGATGGCTGAAGCCAACAGAGCCTACGCCCACTACCGCTGGTGGTAG